Below is a window of Streptomyces qaidamensis DNA.
CACATCGCTCACATCGCGTTCCGCACGAGTGTGATCAGGATGTAGACGATGATCATCAGTACGAAGAAGGACAGGTCGAGCGCCACGCCCCCGAGACGCAGCGGCGGAATGACCCGCCGCAGAAGCTTGAGCGGTGGATCAGTGACAGTGTAGGTGGCCTCCAGAACGACCACCATCGCCTTGCCGGGTTGCCATGAGCGGGCGAACTGGAAGACATAGTCCATGACCAACCGGAAGATGAGCACGATGAGAAAGCACATCAGCGCGATGTAGACGACATCCAGAACCACGCTCATGACCTCTTGCTTCCCTCTCCCCTGTGCCCTGCTCGGTACTGCTGTTTCCGGTGGTGCGTCTCAGCTCTGGTTGAAGAACCCGCCCTCTGCGATGCGGGCCTTGTCCTCCGCCGTGACATCGACGTTAGCAGGCGACAACAGGAACACCTTCTGCGTCACCCGCTCGATACTGCCGTGAAGACCAAACACCAGACCGGCCGCAAAGTCGACAAGTCGCTTTGCATCTGTGTCATCCATCTCAGTCAGATTCATGATCACCGGGGTGCCTTCACGGAAGTGTTCCCCGATGGTACGGGCCTCGTTGTAGGTCCGTGGGTGAAGCGTGGTGATCCGGTAAGGCTCTCGTTCCGACACGACCTTGGGCATGATCACC
It encodes the following:
- a CDS encoding YggT family protein, with amino-acid sequence MSVVLDVVYIALMCFLIVLIFRLVMDYVFQFARSWQPGKAMVVVLEATYTVTDPPLKLLRRVIPPLRLGGVALDLSFFVLMIIVYILITLVRNAM